A single window of Vibrio alfacsensis DNA harbors:
- the pfkA gene encoding 6-phosphofructokinase: MIKKIGVLTSGGDAPGMNAAIRGVVRTALSEGLEVYGVYDGYLGLYEGRIEQLDRSSVSDVINKGGTFLGSARFPEFKEVAVREKAIENLKKHGIDALVVIGGDGSYMGAKKLTEMGYPCIGLPGTIDNDIAGTDYTIGYLTALNTVIDAIDRLRDTSSSHQRISIVEIMGRHCGDLTLMSAIAGGCEYIITPETGLDKEKLISNIQDGISKGKKHAIIALTELMMDANELAKEIEAGTGRETRATVLGHIQRGGRPTAFDRVLASRMGNYAVHLLMEGHGGRCVGIVKEQLVHHDIIDAIENMKRPVRNDLYQVAEELF; this comes from the coding sequence ATGATTAAGAAGATCGGTGTTTTAACAAGTGGCGGTGACGCACCTGGTATGAACGCTGCAATACGCGGCGTAGTTCGTACAGCACTATCTGAGGGATTGGAAGTTTACGGTGTTTATGATGGCTACCTAGGTCTTTATGAAGGTCGTATCGAACAGCTAGATCGTTCTAGTGTTTCTGATGTGATCAACAAAGGTGGTACATTCCTAGGCTCTGCACGTTTCCCTGAATTCAAGGAAGTAGCGGTACGCGAAAAAGCAATTGAGAACCTGAAAAAACACGGTATCGATGCACTTGTTGTTATCGGTGGTGATGGTTCTTACATGGGTGCTAAAAAACTGACTGAAATGGGTTACCCATGTATCGGTCTACCAGGCACAATCGACAACGATATCGCAGGTACAGATTACACAATCGGCTACCTAACAGCGCTAAACACCGTTATTGATGCAATCGACCGTCTACGTGACACGTCTTCTTCTCACCAACGTATTTCTATTGTAGAAATCATGGGTCGTCATTGTGGTGACTTAACTCTGATGTCTGCAATTGCAGGTGGCTGTGAGTACATCATCACTCCAGAAACTGGTCTAGATAAAGAGAAGCTAATCAGCAATATCCAAGATGGCATCTCTAAAGGTAAGAAACACGCAATCATCGCACTAACTGAGCTGATGATGGATGCAAACGAACTTGCGAAAGAAATTGAAGCGGGAACGGGTCGCGAAACTCGCGCAACGGTTCTTGGTCACATTCAACGTGGTGGTCGTCCAACGGCATTCGACCGTGTTCTAGCATCTCGCATGGGTAACTACGCGGTTCACCTACTAATGGAAGGTCATGGTGGCCGTTGTGTTGGTATCGTGAAAGAGCAACTTGTTCACCACGACATTATCGATGCAATCGAAAACATGAAGCGTCCAGTACGTAATGACCTATACCAAGTTGCTGAAGAGCTATTCTAA
- a CDS encoding MATE family efflux transporter — translation MLEKHKPDNQAEDKYGLLTAPIPDTLRKMTIPMTMGMIAILMFNLVDTFFISLLGTQALAAISYTFPVTFAVNCITMGIGMGLSTNIGRLLGQGHAPQAARFTTHGLLLAITLVTIASSLGFFTIEPLFRLLGAKEDSIPLIEQYMQVWYLTIPLLVIPMAGNSAIRATGDTKTPAKIMMLAGLINGILDPLLIFGYGPFPELGIQGAAIASAFSWLGALFSSFYVLIRREKLLAPPQWQFIKQDWQQTLKIGTPAALSNAMNPLSGAILMMMLSNHGTAAVAAYGAAQRIESILILVLMSLTSALTPFMAQNFGAKNPKRAFTGWFLSMRFAVVFQGFIFLMMVPLSIPLAALFSQEAAVKDLLWHYLLVVPFSYGFQGIVMMLVSGYNAMHKPLRAFQWSFMRLFIFTLPAAWIGSQLYSIEGLFIGIALGNTLGGLLGYLFALRERRMTLAEHASF, via the coding sequence ATGCTGGAAAAACACAAGCCAGACAATCAGGCTGAAGATAAGTATGGTTTGTTGACCGCACCCATTCCTGACACCTTGCGAAAAATGACCATTCCTATGACGATGGGCATGATCGCCATTTTGATGTTCAACTTGGTGGATACCTTTTTCATTTCACTGCTAGGCACTCAGGCGCTTGCTGCGATCAGTTATACCTTTCCAGTGACATTCGCGGTGAACTGCATCACCATGGGGATTGGTATGGGCCTTTCGACCAATATCGGTCGACTGCTTGGACAAGGCCACGCCCCACAAGCCGCGCGCTTTACCACTCACGGCTTATTGCTTGCTATCACTTTAGTGACTATCGCCTCGTCACTTGGCTTTTTTACTATTGAACCCCTATTCCGCTTATTAGGTGCCAAAGAAGATTCCATCCCACTGATTGAGCAGTACATGCAAGTTTGGTATCTGACCATTCCTCTACTCGTCATTCCTATGGCAGGTAACAGTGCAATTCGAGCCACAGGCGATACCAAAACTCCGGCCAAAATCATGATGCTAGCTGGGCTTATCAACGGCATACTCGATCCATTGCTTATCTTTGGTTATGGCCCTTTTCCTGAGCTAGGCATTCAAGGGGCAGCAATCGCCAGCGCATTCAGTTGGCTTGGCGCATTGTTTAGCTCTTTCTATGTATTGATAAGACGCGAAAAGCTGCTGGCGCCCCCCCAATGGCAGTTCATAAAACAAGATTGGCAACAAACGTTGAAAATTGGCACGCCTGCAGCACTTTCTAATGCGATGAATCCATTATCGGGAGCTATCCTAATGATGATGCTATCAAACCATGGAACCGCTGCCGTGGCCGCTTATGGCGCAGCGCAACGTATTGAGTCGATTTTGATTCTCGTCTTGATGTCTCTAACCTCTGCTCTTACGCCATTTATGGCGCAGAACTTTGGGGCTAAAAACCCTAAGCGAGCCTTTACTGGTTGGTTCTTAAGCATGCGTTTTGCTGTCGTGTTCCAAGGCTTTATCTTCTTGATGATGGTACCACTCAGCATTCCCCTTGCAGCGCTGTTCTCACAAGAAGCAGCAGTAAAAGATCTGCTGTGGCATTACTTACTCGTCGTGCCATTTAGCTATGGCTTCCAAGGGATTGTGATGATGTTAGTCAGTGGCTATAACGCGATGCACAAACCGCTGCGCGCATTCCAATGGAGCTTTATGCGCTTGTTCATCTTTACGTTGCCAGCGGCATGGATTGGCAGTCAGCTTTATAGCATCGAAGGTTTGTTTATTGGTATTGCTCTGGGCAACACACTAGGCGGGTTACTAGGGTATCTCTTTGCCCTGCGCGAGCGTCGTATGACATTAGCAGAGCACGCGAGCTTTTAG
- a CDS encoding co-chaperone GroES encodes MNIRPLHDRVIVERKEVESKSAGGIVLTGSAAEKSTRGVVLAVGKGRILENGTVLPLDVKVGDTVIFAEGYGTKTEKIDGKEVLIMSENDIMAIVE; translated from the coding sequence ATGAACATTCGTCCATTACATGACCGAGTTATCGTTGAACGTAAAGAAGTTGAATCTAAGTCAGCTGGTGGCATTGTTTTAACTGGCTCTGCTGCGGAAAAATCGACTCGCGGTGTTGTTTTAGCTGTAGGCAAAGGCCGCATCCTAGAAAACGGTACTGTGCTACCGCTAGATGTTAAGGTTGGTGATACAGTGATCTTCGCTGAAGGTTACGGTACTAAGACTGAGAAAATCGACGGTAAAGAAGTGCTGATCATGTCTGAAAACGACATCATGGCGATCGTTGAGTAA
- the groL gene encoding chaperonin GroEL (60 kDa chaperone family; promotes refolding of misfolded polypeptides especially under stressful conditions; forms two stacked rings of heptamers to form a barrel-shaped 14mer; ends can be capped by GroES; misfolded proteins enter the barrel where they are refolded when GroES binds) encodes MAAKDVKFGNDARVKMLEGVNILADAVKVTLGPKGRNVVLDRSFGAPTITKDGVSVAREIELEDKFQNMGAQMVKEVASKANDAAGDGTTTATVLAQSIVNEGLKAVAAGMNPMDLKRGIDKAVIAAVEQLKELSVECNDTKAIAQVGTISANSDVSVGNIIAEAMEKVGRDGVITVEEGQALQDELDVVEGMQFDRGYLSPYFINNQEAGSVDLENPFILLVDKKISNIRELLPALEAVAKASRPLLIIAEDVEGEALATLVVNNMRGIVKVAAVKAPGFGDRRKAMLQDIAILTGGIVISEEVGLELEKVALEDLGQAKRVAITKENTTIIDGMGEETMIQGRVTQIRQQIEDATSDYDKEKLQERVAKLAGGVAVIKVGAATEVEMKEKKDRVEDALHATRAAVEEGVVAGGGVALIRAASKIVDLQGDNEEQNVGIRVALRAMEAPIRQITKNAGDEESVVANNVKAGEGSYGYNAATGEYGDMLEMGILDPTKVTRSALQFAASVAGLMITTEAMVTDLPQKDGAGMPDMGGMGGMGGMGGMM; translated from the coding sequence ATGGCTGCTAAAGACGTTAAATTTGGTAATGACGCACGAGTTAAAATGCTAGAGGGTGTAAACATTCTAGCGGACGCAGTAAAAGTAACACTGGGCCCTAAAGGCCGTAACGTTGTTCTAGACCGCTCTTTTGGTGCTCCAACGATCACTAAAGATGGTGTATCCGTTGCACGCGAAATTGAACTGGAAGACAAATTCCAGAACATGGGTGCACAAATGGTTAAAGAAGTCGCGTCTAAAGCCAACGACGCTGCGGGTGACGGCACAACAACAGCAACAGTACTGGCTCAATCTATCGTAAATGAAGGCCTTAAAGCGGTTGCCGCGGGTATGAACCCTATGGATCTTAAACGCGGTATCGACAAAGCGGTTATCGCAGCGGTTGAGCAACTAAAAGAACTATCTGTTGAGTGTAACGATACTAAAGCCATCGCACAGGTTGGTACTATCTCTGCAAATTCTGACGTAAGCGTTGGTAACATCATTGCTGAAGCAATGGAAAAAGTAGGCCGTGACGGTGTTATCACGGTTGAAGAAGGTCAAGCGCTACAAGATGAGTTAGACGTAGTTGAAGGTATGCAGTTCGACCGCGGTTACCTATCTCCTTACTTCATCAACAACCAAGAAGCAGGTTCTGTTGATTTAGAAAACCCATTCATTCTTCTAGTAGACAAGAAAATCTCGAACATCCGTGAGCTTCTTCCTGCACTAGAAGCCGTAGCGAAAGCATCTCGCCCATTACTGATCATTGCTGAAGATGTTGAAGGTGAAGCGCTAGCAACACTTGTTGTGAATAACATGCGTGGCATTGTGAAAGTAGCAGCAGTAAAAGCACCTGGTTTCGGTGACCGTCGCAAAGCAATGCTACAAGATATCGCGATCCTAACTGGCGGTATCGTGATTTCTGAAGAAGTGGGTCTAGAGCTAGAAAAAGTTGCTCTAGAAGATCTAGGTCAAGCGAAGCGCGTTGCGATCACCAAAGAAAACACCACTATCATCGATGGTATGGGTGAAGAAACGATGATCCAAGGTCGTGTTACTCAAATTCGTCAACAGATTGAAGATGCAACGTCAGACTACGACAAAGAGAAACTACAAGAGCGCGTTGCTAAGCTAGCAGGCGGTGTTGCAGTGATCAAAGTTGGCGCGGCAACTGAAGTTGAAATGAAAGAGAAGAAAGACCGCGTAGAAGATGCACTACACGCGACTCGTGCAGCGGTTGAAGAAGGCGTTGTTGCTGGTGGTGGTGTAGCGCTAATTCGTGCGGCATCTAAGATTGTTGACCTACAAGGTGACAACGAAGAGCAAAACGTCGGTATCCGCGTTGCACTGCGTGCAATGGAAGCGCCAATCCGTCAAATCACGAAGAACGCTGGTGACGAAGAGTCAGTGGTAGCGAACAACGTGAAAGCAGGTGAGGGTTCTTACGGTTACAACGCAGCAACAGGCGAATACGGCGACATGCTAGAGATGGGTATCCTAGATCCAACTAAAGTAACTCGTAGCGCACTACAGTTCGCAGCATCAGTGGCTGGTCTAATGATCACAACTGAAGCGATGGTGACTGACCTACCACAAAAAGACGGCGCAGGTATGCCTGATATGGGTGGTATGGGCGGTATGGGTGGTATGGGCGGCATGATGTAA
- a CDS encoding VC2662 family protein yields the protein MKKLMTSLAVAAVIASPVALADSSPVMFSTIDNTNLPSNSSVGGVRLSVLHGQVNEVKGVDFSLLGMSETDRTTGVNFGLLFGASKVNQEMKGVSLGLFNWNQGQTTGLNLGAVNVTNNVEGLNWSAVNYSEGYTMADIGLASISKKSNFQLGFFNMTDQIDGVQIGLLNCADNGFFKCFPIVNFAK from the coding sequence ATGAAAAAGTTAATGACGTCATTGGCCGTTGCTGCCGTTATCGCTTCACCTGTTGCTCTTGCAGATAGCTCACCAGTGATGTTCTCTACTATCGACAATACTAATTTGCCATCAAACTCTTCTGTTGGTGGCGTTCGTCTATCTGTTCTTCACGGTCAAGTAAATGAAGTAAAAGGTGTCGACTTCTCTCTACTAGGTATGTCTGAAACAGACCGCACTACAGGTGTGAACTTTGGTCTGCTTTTTGGTGCATCTAAAGTAAACCAAGAAATGAAAGGTGTGTCGCTAGGTCTATTCAACTGGAACCAAGGCCAAACAACTGGTCTTAACCTAGGTGCGGTAAACGTAACGAATAACGTTGAAGGTCTAAACTGGAGTGCTGTGAACTACTCTGAAGGCTACACAATGGCGGATATCGGTCTAGCAAGCATCTCTAAAAAATCTAACTTCCAGCTAGGTTTCTTCAACATGACTGATCAAATTGACGGTGTTCAAATTGGTCTTCTAAACTGTGCAGACAACGGTTTCTTCAAGTGTTTCCCTATCGTGAACTTCGCTAAATAA
- a CDS encoding MgtC/SapB family protein, with amino-acid sequence MQATFEHYLDLGPFSWAALLCCAINGLMIGIERQTRGKPVGIRTAILVISGTYLFMSMAVSLSPNTLDQARVLGQIITGVGFLGAGVMMTQDGKIHGVTSAAVIWVLAGLGLMIGLGYLAQSIIITVLALAVLLGVDRAENRIKALRRGVHQKMQQRKTSTRILK; translated from the coding sequence ATGCAAGCAACTTTTGAACACTATCTCGATCTTGGCCCATTCAGTTGGGCAGCGCTGCTTTGCTGTGCCATCAATGGTTTGATGATAGGCATTGAGCGTCAGACTCGCGGTAAACCCGTTGGTATTCGTACGGCTATATTAGTTATCTCAGGTACTTATCTGTTTATGTCGATGGCCGTCTCTTTGTCGCCAAATACGCTAGATCAAGCTCGTGTACTCGGTCAGATAATTACGGGTGTTGGCTTCTTAGGTGCTGGCGTGATGATGACGCAAGATGGCAAGATCCACGGTGTTACCTCTGCGGCCGTTATATGGGTCTTAGCCGGATTGGGATTAATGATCGGTTTAGGCTACCTAGCTCAATCCATTATTATCACCGTATTAGCACTGGCCGTTTTACTCGGCGTAGACAGAGCGGAAAACCGAATAAAAGCGCTGCGTCGTGGTGTTCACCAAAAGATGCAACAACGCAAAACTTCGACACGAATCCTAAAATAA
- the epmB gene encoding EF-P beta-lysylation protein EpmB, whose translation MPHIITRKVESVEQNWLKQLANGISDPAKLLEMLEIDPSPWQDGFAARKLFAQRVPQSFVDRMEKGNPYDPLLRQVLPLSEEFEVHDGYSNDPLEEQDNEIPGLLHKYRNRALMIIKGGCAVNCRYCFRRHFPYQENKSGKQAWTKCLEYMAQQPELNEVIFSGGDPLMAKDDEIHWLLEHIAQIPHIKRLRIHSRLPVVIPARITDELCHLLRTSRLQIVLVTHINHANEINTEFAAQMAKLKQAGVTLLNQGVLLKDVNNSIEAQVALNEALFDAGILPYYLHVLDKVQGAAHYFVSDEEAKAIMRGVITRVSGYLVPKLTREIGGRPSKTPLDLHLE comes from the coding sequence ATGCCGCACATAATAACCCGAAAAGTCGAATCTGTTGAGCAAAACTGGCTCAAACAGTTAGCGAATGGGATCTCTGATCCTGCAAAATTGCTGGAAATGTTGGAAATAGATCCATCGCCGTGGCAGGACGGGTTTGCTGCGCGTAAGCTGTTTGCACAGCGTGTACCGCAAAGTTTTGTCGATAGAATGGAAAAAGGCAATCCTTACGATCCACTTTTACGCCAAGTATTACCTTTGAGCGAAGAGTTTGAAGTACACGATGGCTACTCCAATGATCCGCTGGAAGAACAAGATAACGAGATTCCGGGATTGCTGCACAAATACCGCAACCGTGCCCTAATGATCATAAAGGGTGGTTGCGCAGTAAATTGCCGTTATTGCTTCCGTCGCCACTTCCCTTACCAAGAAAACAAAAGCGGTAAGCAAGCGTGGACAAAGTGCTTAGAGTACATGGCACAGCAACCAGAGCTAAATGAAGTAATCTTCTCTGGTGGCGACCCTTTGATGGCAAAAGACGATGAGATCCACTGGCTTTTGGAGCACATCGCACAAATCCCACATATCAAACGCCTGCGTATTCACAGCCGTTTACCCGTGGTAATCCCAGCTCGTATTACTGATGAGCTATGTCACCTACTTCGAACTTCTCGTCTGCAAATTGTCTTGGTGACGCATATCAACCACGCTAACGAAATCAATACTGAATTTGCCGCTCAAATGGCGAAGCTAAAGCAAGCGGGTGTCACTCTGCTAAACCAAGGTGTTCTGCTTAAAGACGTTAACAACAGCATTGAGGCACAAGTAGCACTAAACGAAGCCTTGTTTGATGCAGGTATTTTGCCTTACTACTTACACGTTTTAGATAAAGTCCAAGGTGCAGCACACTACTTTGTTTCCGATGAAGAAGCCAAAGCAATCATGCGCGGCGTGATCACGCGAGTTTCTGGTTACTTGGTGCCTAAGCTAACCCGCGAAATTGGCGGTCGCCCAAGCAAAACCCCACTGGATCTGCATCTAGAGTAA
- the efp gene encoding elongation factor P yields MATVSTNEFKGGLKLMLDNEPCVILENEYVKPGKGQAFNRVKIRKLLSGKVLEKTFKSGDTCEVADVMDIDLDYLYSDGEFYHFMNNETFEQIAADAKAVGENAKWLVENNTCMITLWNGNPITVTPPNFVELEVTDTDPGLKGDTQGTGGKPATLSTGAVVRVPLFISIGEVIKVDTRSAEYVGRVK; encoded by the coding sequence ATGGCTACAGTTAGCACCAATGAATTTAAAGGCGGCCTTAAGTTAATGCTTGATAACGAGCCTTGTGTAATTCTGGAAAACGAATACGTTAAACCAGGTAAAGGCCAAGCGTTCAACCGCGTTAAAATTCGTAAACTTCTTTCTGGTAAAGTGCTAGAGAAAACATTTAAGTCTGGTGACACTTGTGAAGTGGCAGACGTAATGGATATCGACCTAGATTATCTATATTCAGACGGCGAATTCTACCACTTTATGAACAACGAGACGTTCGAACAGATCGCTGCAGACGCAAAAGCTGTGGGTGAGAACGCTAAGTGGTTGGTAGAAAACAACACTTGTATGATCACGCTTTGGAACGGTAACCCAATTACTGTTACACCACCAAACTTTGTTGAACTAGAAGTTACTGATACAGACCCAGGTCTAAAAGGCGACACTCAAGGTACAGGTGGTAAGCCTGCAACACTATCAACAGGTGCTGTTGTACGTGTTCCACTATTCATCTCTATCGGTGAAGTAATCAAAGTAGATACTCGTAGCGCTGAATACGTAGGTCGTGTGAAGTAA
- the frdD gene encoding fumarate reductase subunit FrdD — MKPNYSVNTAPKRSDEPIWWGLFGAGGTWFAMITPITVLVLGILVPLGIIDAEAMSYERVSEFATSIIGALFIIGTLALPMWHAMHRLHHGMHDLKFHTGVVGKIACYAFAGLISALAVIFIFMI, encoded by the coding sequence ATGAAACCGAATTATAGTGTTAATACAGCGCCGAAACGTTCTGATGAGCCAATCTGGTGGGGTCTATTTGGTGCCGGTGGTACTTGGTTTGCGATGATTACACCAATCACCGTGCTTGTTCTTGGTATCCTAGTACCACTAGGTATCATTGATGCAGAAGCAATGAGCTATGAGCGCGTGTCTGAATTCGCAACCAGCATCATTGGCGCGCTGTTCATCATTGGTACGCTAGCATTGCCAATGTGGCATGCTATGCACCGCCTACACCATGGCATGCACGATCTTAAATTCCACACAGGTGTGGTTGGTAAAATCGCATGTTACGCGTTTGCAGGTCTGATTTCTGCACTCGCTGTGATCTTTATCTTCATGATTTAA
- the frdC gene encoding fumarate reductase subunit FrdC encodes MSNRKPYVREVKRTWWKDHPFYRFYMLREATVLPLILFTIFLTFGLGSLVKGPEAWQGWLEFMANPIVVAINIVALLGSLFHAQTFFSMMPQVMPIRLKGKPVDKKIIVLTQWAAVAFISLIVLIVV; translated from the coding sequence ATGAGCAACCGTAAACCTTACGTTCGTGAAGTAAAACGCACTTGGTGGAAAGATCATCCTTTCTACCGCTTCTACATGCTACGTGAAGCGACAGTGCTTCCTTTGATCCTATTCACTATTTTCCTGACTTTCGGTCTAGGTTCACTAGTAAAAGGTCCTGAAGCTTGGCAAGGTTGGTTGGAATTCATGGCAAACCCTATCGTGGTAGCGATCAACATCGTTGCACTACTAGGTAGCCTATTCCATGCACAAACTTTCTTCAGCATGATGCCACAGGTAATGCCTATTCGTTTGAAAGGCAAACCAGTGGATAAGAAAATCATCGTTCTGACTCAGTGGGCAGCGGTAGCGTTCATCTCACTGATCGTTCTCATCGTGGTGTAA
- a CDS encoding succinate dehydrogenase/fumarate reductase iron-sulfur subunit, with protein MSANRIQKVNVLRYDPEKDAEPYTQTFEVPFDETMSVLDALGYIKDHLDKNLSYRWSCRMAICGSCGIMVNNVPKLACKSFLRDYPNGVTIEPLANFPIEKDLIVDMTPFIERLEAIKPYIIGNDRKPEDGTNLQTPEQMAKYKQFAGCINCGLCYAACPQFGLNPEFIGPAALTLAHRYNLDSRDNGKDERMKLINGENGAWGCTFVGYCSEVCPKNVDPAAAVNQGKVESSMDFVIAMLKPDGSPKKVEA; from the coding sequence ATGTCAGCAAACCGCATTCAAAAAGTGAACGTTCTGCGTTACGACCCAGAAAAAGACGCAGAACCATACACTCAAACATTCGAAGTGCCATTTGATGAAACCATGTCAGTGCTTGATGCACTAGGCTACATCAAAGACCACTTAGATAAAAACCTGTCTTACCGCTGGTCTTGCCGTATGGCGATCTGTGGTTCTTGCGGCATCATGGTAAACAACGTACCTAAGCTTGCTTGTAAGAGCTTCCTACGTGACTACCCAAATGGCGTGACTATCGAGCCACTCGCGAACTTCCCAATCGAGAAAGATTTGATCGTTGATATGACGCCGTTCATCGAGCGTCTAGAAGCCATCAAGCCTTACATCATTGGTAACGATCGCAAGCCAGAAGACGGCACAAACCTACAAACGCCAGAGCAAATGGCGAAATACAAGCAGTTTGCTGGCTGTATCAACTGTGGTCTGTGCTACGCGGCATGTCCTCAGTTCGGTTTGAACCCTGAGTTCATCGGTCCTGCAGCTCTGACTCTGGCACACCGCTACAACCTAGACAGCCGCGACAACGGTAAAGATGAGCGTATGAAGCTGATCAACGGTGAAAACGGCGCTTGGGGTTGTACATTCGTAGGTTACTGTTCTGAAGTTTGTCCTAAAAACGTAGACCCAGCAGCGGCAGTAAACCAAGGCAAAGTGGAGTCTTCAATGGACTTCGTGATTGCTATGTTGAAACCTGATGGTTCACCGAAAAAAGTGGAGGCATAA